Proteins encoded by one window of Candidatus Omnitrophota bacterium:
- a CDS encoding fumarate hydratase, which yields MRIIPAHKIRDAVSELCIRANTVLRKDVLKQLKIASLKETNKRAKKILGAIMANAGLARRKRLAICQDTGLPVVFLEIGQEVKISGDLKSAVNRGVESGYKKGYLRNSIINNPLLRGKPGYSPVVIHTEIVRGKRLKITVLPKGFGCENKSQLKMFNPTVDINEIKGFILEAVKSAGPDACPPYIVGVGIGGTADYAMFLAKKALLRKPTTNDQRPTTKLEKDLLNNINKLNIGPMGLGGAATCLGVNIETYPTHIAGLPVAVNISCHALRSAPKTI from the coding sequence ATGAGAATAATCCCGGCCCATAAAATCAGGGACGCGGTTTCTGAATTATGCATCAGGGCGAATACGGTTTTAAGAAAGGATGTCCTTAAGCAACTCAAAATCGCCTCTTTGAAAGAAACAAATAAGCGCGCCAAGAAAATATTAGGAGCGATTATGGCTAATGCTGGACTCGCCAGGAGAAAAAGATTGGCTATCTGCCAGGATACGGGATTACCGGTTGTCTTTTTAGAAATCGGCCAGGAGGTAAAAATTTCCGGAGACTTAAAGTCAGCAGTAAATAGAGGCGTAGAGTCAGGATATAAGAAAGGGTACTTGAGAAATTCTATAATTAATAATCCGCTCTTAAGGGGTAAGCCCGGATATTCTCCCGTGGTAATCCATACCGAGATTGTCAGGGGCAAGAGGTTAAAAATAACTGTCTTGCCTAAGGGTTTTGGTTGTGAAAATAAAAGCCAGCTAAAAATGTTTAATCCTACGGTGGACATCAATGAAATCAAGGGATTCATTCTGGAGGCAGTAAAGTCAGCAGGCCCGGATGCCTGTCCGCCCTACATTGTAGGCGTGGGTATCGGCGGCACTGCGGATTACGCCATGTTTTTAGCCAAGAAAGCGTTATTAAGAAAACCAACGACCAACGACCAACGACCAACGACCAAATTAGAAAAAGATTTACTAAATAATATCAATAAATTGAATATCGGCCCCATGGGTTTAGGCGGCGCGGCTACCTGCTTAGGAGTAAACATCGAGACATATCCTACGCATATCGCCGGTCTGCCTGTAGCGGTAAATATCAGCTGTCACGCTTTACGCAGCGCCCCCAAAACCATATAA
- the rph gene encoding ribonuclease PH: MVRLDGRGLDKIRKVQISRNFLKYAEGSCLIELGNTRVVCSASIEDSVPPFLKGSGTGWVTAEYGMLPRSCQTRIHRGKDSGRTYEIQRLVGRSLRAIIDMKPIGERTIWLDCDVIQGDGGTRTASITGSFIALADALHKLKKDGQLNKIPIKDFVAATSVGVVSGNALLDLNYEEDSKAEVDMNIVMTGKGEFIEIQGTAERKTFNKEQMDKLLGLAQKGIAELIDIQRNLLKDVV; encoded by the coding sequence ATGGTGCGTTTAGATGGCAGGGGATTGGATAAAATAAGGAAGGTGCAGATCAGCCGTAATTTTCTTAAGTACGCAGAGGGTTCATGTTTAATAGAGCTGGGTAATACCCGCGTTGTCTGCAGCGCCTCTATCGAAGATTCGGTGCCGCCTTTTTTAAAAGGCAGCGGCACAGGCTGGGTAACCGCGGAGTATGGCATGCTCCCGCGTTCCTGCCAGACGCGCATTCACCGCGGCAAAGATTCCGGCCGCACCTATGAAATACAGAGGCTGGTGGGCCGTTCATTAAGGGCGATCATCGATATGAAACCCATAGGCGAACGCACTATCTGGTTGGATTGCGATGTTATTCAGGGCGACGGAGGAACACGCACTGCCTCCATCACCGGAAGCTTTATCGCCCTTGCCGATGCCCTGCATAAACTCAAAAAAGACGGCCAGTTGAATAAGATTCCCATTAAGGACTTTGTGGCAGCTACCAGTGTAGGGGTGGTCAGCGGCAATGCGCTTTTGGATTTAAATTATGAAGAAGATTCCAAGGCCGAAGTAGATATGAATATCGTAATGACCGGCAAAGGAGAATTTATAGAAATCCAGGGCACTGCCGAACGCAAGACCTTCAATAAAGAACAGATGGATAAGCTTTTGGGGCTAGCTCAAAAGGGAATTGCAGAGCTCATTGATATCCAGAGAAATCTCTTGAAAGATGTTGTTTAA
- the queF gene encoding preQ(1) synthase, whose amino-acid sequence MAKKTSSYEGRQKNIRRLKAPVIEVWENQYPDKLYTVCLEVPEFTCICPKTGLPDFANISIEYVPHKYCIELKSFKMYAIFYRNIGIFHEHVINRMLDDFVSACKPRWVKIKGVFNPRGGITTSIIREYKKE is encoded by the coding sequence ATGGCTAAGAAAACCAGCAGTTACGAAGGCCGGCAAAAAAATATCCGTAGATTAAAGGCCCCTGTCATAGAGGTCTGGGAGAACCAGTATCCGGACAAATTGTATACCGTTTGCCTGGAGGTCCCGGAATTTACCTGCATTTGTCCTAAGACCGGCCTGCCGGATTTCGCCAATATTAGCATTGAATACGTGCCGCATAAATACTGTATAGAATTAAAGTCTTTTAAGATGTACGCCATATTCTACCGTAATATCGGCATCTTCCACGAGCATGTGATTAATCGGATGCTGGATGATTTCGTATCTGCCTGTAAACCGCGCTGGGTAAAGATTAAGGGTGTATTCAACCCCCGCGGCGGAATAACCACCAGCATTATCAGGGAGTATAAGAAGGAATGA
- a CDS encoding FumA C-terminus/TtdB family hydratase beta subunit gives MKKINTPLTREKIKELKRGEEVLLSGIIYTARDQAHKRLIQEKRPLPGLKDAVIYYCGPTPAVKGKVIGSCGPTTSSRMDEFTPALLKKGVSAMIGKGRRSGEVIQAIKKYGAVYFLTYAGCGALLSKYIKKSTVVAYKDLGPEAIYKLEVKDFPLIVGIDATGKSLYKV, from the coding sequence ATGAAAAAAATAAATACACCCTTAACCAGAGAAAAAATTAAAGAATTAAAAAGAGGCGAGGAAGTTCTATTAAGCGGGATTATCTATACTGCCCGGGACCAGGCGCATAAGAGGTTAATACAAGAGAAGAGGCCGCTTCCAGGTTTAAAGGATGCGGTAATTTATTATTGCGGTCCTACCCCCGCTGTTAAGGGTAAGGTTATCGGCTCCTGCGGCCCCACGACAAGCAGCCGAATGGATGAATTTACGCCGGCACTATTGAAAAAGGGCGTATCGGCTATGATCGGCAAGGGCAGGCGTTCCGGAGAAGTAATACAGGCCATAAAGAAATACGGGGCAGTATATTTTTTGACTTATGCCGGATGCGGCGCGCTCTTGTCAAAATATATTAAAAAATCTACCGTAGTTGCTTACAAGGATTTGGGCCCGGAGGCAATTTATAAATTAGAGGTGAAAGATTTTCCGTTAATTGTGGGGATAGACGCAACAGGAAAGAGTCTTTATAAAGTTTAA